The following proteins are encoded in a genomic region of Peromyscus eremicus chromosome 14, PerEre_H2_v1, whole genome shotgun sequence:
- the Erg28 gene encoding ergosterol biosynthetic protein 28 homolog, giving the protein MSRFLNVLRSWLVMVSIIAMGNTLQSFRDHTFLYEKLYTGKPNLVNGLQARTFGIWTLLSSVIRCLCAIDIHNKTLYHITLWTFLLALGHFLSELFVFGTAAPTVGVLAPLMVASLSILGMLVGLRYLEAEPVSRQKRN; this is encoded by the exons ATGAGCCGCTTCCTGAACGTGTTACGAAGCTGGCTGGTTATGGTGTCCATCATAGCCATGGGAAACACGCTCCAGAGCTTCCGAGACCACACCTTTCTCTATGAGAAGCTCTACACTGGCAAGCCAAACCTTG TGAATGGCCTCCAAGCCCGGACCTTTGGGATCTGGACGCTGCTCTCATCAGTGATTCGCTGCCTCTGTGCCATTGACATCCACAACAAAAC ACTCTATCACATCACACTGTGGACATTCCTCCTCGCCCTGGGACACTTCCTCTCGGAGTTGTTCGTCTTTGGAACAGCTGCCCCCACAGTTGGTGTGCTGGCACCCCTGATGGTAGCAA GTCTCTCAATCCTGGGTATGCTGGTTGGGCTCCGGTATCTAGAGGCAGAACCTGTATCCAgacagaagagaaactga